The following proteins are encoded in a genomic region of Musa acuminata AAA Group cultivar baxijiao chromosome BXJ2-11, Cavendish_Baxijiao_AAA, whole genome shotgun sequence:
- the LOC135581669 gene encoding AT-hook motif nuclear-localized protein 9-like isoform X1: MASEFLDLSLDSRILEERRTSSSSGACMDGRDAMAMSGPAYYIAHRGIPGSLAGSQPGLHAAAQPGVRSLPNPGAILVVPSSGVGSAAFQVESPPAASLHGGGGGGLGEGASQMEPVKRKRGRPRKYGPDGSVALALSPISSSAPPSATVIGSETASGGGAPTPKRGRGRPPGTGRKQQLASLGEWVVGSAGMGFTPHVITIAIGEDIAAKIMSFSQQGPRAVCILSANGAVSTVTLRQSATSGGTVTYEGRFEILCLSGSYMLTDNGNGSRSRTGGLSISLSSPDGRVIGGGVAGLLIAATPVQVIVGSFIYAGSKARSKQKASNETGAQSSELQVGDEQSAPYAAIPDQNVTPSSVMGGWPGSRQLDMRNAHIDIDLTRG; this comes from the exons ATGGCCTCCGAGTTTCTTGACCTGAGCCTCGATTCTAGG ATTCTTGAGGAGAGGAGGACCAGCTCCTCCTCCGGTGCATGTATGGATGGGAGAGACGCCATGGCGATGTCGGGTCCAGCCTACTACATCGCGCATCGAGGGATTCCTGGTTCTCTTGCTGGTTCGCAGCCTGGGTTGCATGCGGCAGCGCAGCCTGGGGTCCGGTCGCTGCCGAACCCCGGCGCGATTCTGGTCGTCCCGTCCTCTGGTGTTGGTTCCGCGGCGTTTCAGGTAGAGTCTCCGCCAGCGGCCTCGTTACATGGTGGTGGAGGTGGCGGTCTGGGGGAGGGAGCCAGCCAGATGGAGCCGGTgaagaggaagagaggaaggCCGAGAAAGTATGGCCCGGATGGGAGTGTAGCTTTGGCACTTTCGCCTATTTCGTCGTCCGCTCCTCCTTCCGCAACGGTGATCGGATCGGAGACAGCTTCGGGCGGTGGCGCTCCTACCCCGAAGCGGGGGAGAGGGCGACCTCCAGGCACTGGAAGGAAGCAACAGTTAGCATCACTTG GTGAATGGGTTGTTGGTTCGGCCGGAATGGGTTTTACTCCACATGTCATAACAATCGCGATAGGAGAG GACATTGCTGCAAAGATAATGTCATTTTCACAGCAGGGACCAAGGGCTGTATGTATCCTCTCAGCAAATGGTGCTGTGTCCACTGTGACCCTTCGACAGTCTGCAACTTCTGGTGGGACAGTCACTTATGAG GGCCGTTTTGAAATACTCTGCTTGTCTGGTTCATACATGCTGACCGACAACGGTAATGGATCACGAAGCAGAACTGGAGGACTGAGCATATCCCTTTCTAGTCCTGATGGTCGAGTAATCGGTGGTGGTGTAGCAGGACTGCTTATAGCTGCAACCCCTGTACAG GTAATTGTAGGAAGCTTCATTTACGCTGGATCGAAGGCAAGGAGCAAACAGAAAGCCAGCAATGAAACAGGTGCCCAATCATCCGAACTCCAGGTTGGGGATGAGCAAAGTGCACCATACGCCGCAATTCCCGATCAAAATGTTACCCCTTCTTCTGTCATGGGGGGATGGCCTGGTTCGAGGCAGTTGGATATGAGGAATGCTCATATCGATATCGACTTAACACGAGGCTAG
- the GPX gene encoding probable phospholipid hydroperoxide glutathione peroxidase, which produces MLGSARVALSRLISPRNTSFSVSLRLAKPLSFFTLKALPAPAKFLAFDSRDLRRAFVPCSFLLPSPASPLLSRSASDMASSKSAASIHDFTVKDAMGKDVDLSMYKGKVLLIVNVASQCGLTNSNYTELSQLYEKYKGKDFEILAFPCNQFGGQEPGSNEEIVEFACTRFKAEYPIFDKVDVNGNNAAPVYKFLKSSKGSILGDGIKWNFAKFLIDKDGHVVDRYAPTTSPLSIEKDIKKLLGEA; this is translated from the exons ATGCTCGGTTCCGCTCGCGTCGCCCTCTCTCGCCTTATCTCTCCCAGAAACACTAGCTTTTCCGTCTCCCTCCGCCTCGCCAAACCCCTCTCGTTCTTCACCCTGAAGGCTTTACCGGCCCCTGCAAAGTTCCTTGCTTTCGATTCTCGGGATCTCCGCAGAGCCTTCGTCCCCTGCTCCTTCTTGCTGCCCTCGCCGGCGTCGCCTCTGCTCTCTAGATCCGCCTCTGACATGGCTTCCTCCAAGTCTGCAGCATCCATCCATGACTTCACCGTCAAG GATGCCATGGGAAAGGATGTGGATCTCAGCATGTACAAGGGGAAGGTTTTGCTGATTGTTAATGTGGCATCTCAATG TGGGTTGACAAACTCAAATTATACGGAGCTCAGTCAGCTGTATGAGAAGTACAAGGGCAAAG ATTTCGAAATTTTGGCTTTTCCATGCAATCAGTTTGGGGGGCAGGAACCAGGAAGtaatgaggagattgttgaatttgctTGCACTCGTTTTAAAGCTGAGTATCCAATCTTTGACAAG GTTGATGTAAATGGCAACAATGCTGCACCTGTCTACAAATTCCTTAAATCCAGCAAAGGTAGCATCCTTGGGGATGGCATCAAGTGGAACTTCGCCAAGTTCTTGATTGACAAAGATGGTCATGTGGTGGACCGCTATGCTCCCACCACATCCCCTCTGAGCATCGAG AAGGACATCAAGAAGCTCTTAGGCGAAGCCTAA
- the LOC135626192 gene encoding uncharacterized protein LOC135626192 — protein MENANTSSQLEEPMQQGEDSVSEVLVHNLSRRLEALEHSVRYLEDNMMTRLSAMEERVEELMRRMDGYNDLSRSWSQQVSLEVPTVSPNAPAILPSPPAAARPKKKQRTLIARRVIRRYQRLVKPSWDNKPFMRRVIKKIEKKRRQRS, from the exons ATGGAGAATGCTAACACAAGCTCACAGCTGGAGGAACCCATGCAACAGGGAGAAGATTCAGTTTCTGAGGTGCTG GTTCACAACCTCTCTCGACGGTTGGAGGCCCTTGAACACTCTGTGCGTTATTTGGAGGACAATATGATGACAAGACTATCTGCAATGGAGGAGAGAGTGGAG GAACTGATGAGAAGGATGGATGGATATAATGACTTAAGTAGGAGTTGGTCACAACAGGTGTCACTGGAGGTTCCGACAGTGTCTCCTAATGCACCTGCAATACTACCTTCACCACCTGCGGCAGCAAGGCCTAAGAAGAAGCAAAGAACCTTGATTGCAAGGAGAGTGATTCGCCGGTACCAAAGGCTTGTTAAGCCTAGTTGGGATAATAAACCTTTCATGAGGCGCGTTATtaaaaagatagagaaaaaaaggcGGCAAAGAAGTTGA
- the LOC135581658 gene encoding uncharacterized protein LOC135581658, with product MPSETYEDARDSDMLKRGSMYLSSKEVWRMREVREGRIKQESACSDDAFISFEIANSLPQFCSKEVALSSQHRYSLAASLNGESKLLTTDTRHSITIRSIDFLDLSLHDLTDKHSSENISCSDLVSLERSVDDLLGICLHTDGMESHTKAAPVLFEAGYLEEQVSECNSHPSSFPPKSMAKAGKSKAPFQSQYSYCDGSPKTKFNALKRLFDPVMKSKSLHNSWSVESENTSCTDMDPAKIRNNGVLDKSIVNDYSKAMREVESDAELRGEKVLTSFSLPSHLHGILKLETNSGNPSFEFHVKDPEVVLSAKAWRTDNMFNWVYTIHSSKKRNYNTWSRKIDKHGQSPPIVGQMQVSCCLCSEMIENGPAANSSVTEFILYDIVQAKRSFSVEESSECSLDATCPLQRNVMDKLVTEETLMPNNLMKCQHPIRYTLSRYESDDSTPNPWLPADLHPELEIAAIVIQTPFTKKECSEEMKEVGPEGLCNGLNSAIVNVITPSGRHGLPNVDAGCPSTLLDRWRFGGGCDCGGWDMGCPLEVFHNTYADDWVYNSSMDTQKSILLFGQGSKEKAPALSITADGRQYLVDFHAKFSSLQAFSICIAILHGSEASAAVTQENRQTLQSNSLKILFEEEVRHLIGGITVEEKRKVKNGVEQVPPSFFVGSSFSPVTKYLHQSLPELTFWNLLEDQECYYLQ from the exons ATGCCTTCTGAAACTTATGAAGATGCTAGAGACAGTGACATGCTAAAGAGAGGTTCCATGTATCTGAGCTCAAAAGAAGTATGGAGAATGAGAGAAGTAAGAGAAGGAAGGATCAAACAGGAATCAGCCTGCAGTGATGATGCTTTTATTTCATTTGAAATTGCCAATTCCTTGCCTCAGTTTTGCTCCAAGGAAGTTGCTTTATCTTCTCAACATAGATATTCACTTGCTGCTTCTTTAAATGGTGAGTCAAAGCTGTTAACTACTGACACCAGACACTCGATTACGATAAGATCCATAGATTTTCTGGATCTTTCCTTGCACGATCTCACTGACAAACATTCAAGTGAGAATATCTCGTGCTCTGATTTGGTCTCATTAGAAAGGTCAGTAGATGATCTCTTGGGGATCTGCTTGCATACTGATGGTATGGAGTCTCATACAAAAGCAGCTCCAGTATTGTTTGAGGCAGGATATCTCGAGGAACAAGTGTCTGAGTGCAACAGCCATCCATCAAGTTTCCCGCCCAAGTCCATGGCAAAGGCAGGCAAGTCGAAAGCACCTTTTCAGTCACAATATAGTTATTGTGATGGCAGTCCAAAAACTAAGTTTAATGCACTTAAGAGGTTGTTTGATCCAGTCATGAAATCCAAATCTCTGCACAATTCGTGGAGTGTAGAATCAGAGAACACTTCATGCACAGATATGGATCCTGCAAAAATCAGGAACAATGGAGTTTTGGACAAATCTATAGTCAATGACTACTCAAAAGCAATGCGAGAGGTGGAGTCTGACGCAGAGCTGAGAGGAGAGAAAGTATTGACTTCTTTTTCACTGCCTTCTCACTTACATGGAATTCTTAAACTGGAAACTAATAGTGGCAATCCATCATTTGAATTCCATGTAAAAGATCCAGAAGTTGTTCTTTCAGCAAAGGCGTGGAGAACAGATAATATGTTTAATTGGGTTTACACGATCCATAGCTCTAAAAAGAGGAACTATAACACATGGAGTAGGAAAATAGACAAGCATGGGCAATCACCACCTATAGTTGGCCAGATGCaggtttcatgttgtctttgctcAGAAATGATAGAAAATGGGCCTGCAGCAAACTCTTCTGTCACAGAATTTATTTTATACGACATTGTGCAGGCAAAAAGGAGTTTTTCTGTTGAAGAAAGTTCTGAGTGTTCCTTAGATGCCACTTGTCCTCTTCAAAGAAATGTCATGGACAAGTTAGTCACAGAGGAAACCTTAATGCCAAACAATTTAATGAAATGTCAACATCCTATCAGGTATACTCTTAGTCGTTATGAGTCAGACGACTCCACTCCGAACCCATGGTTGCCAGCAGACCTGCATCCAGAACTTGAGATTGCAGCTATTGTGATTCAAACTCCTTTTACAAAGAAAGAGTGTTCAGAAGAAATGAAGGAGGTCGGCCCGGAAGGACTATGCAACGGCCTGAATTCTGCAATTGTGAATGTCATTACTCCAAGCGGGAGGCATGGTTTGCCAAATGTTGATGCAGGATGCCCATCAACATTACTAGATAGATGGAGGTTTGGTGGAGGGTGTGACTGTGGTGGGTGGGACATGGGCTGTCCCCTTGAAGTATTTCACAATACCTATGCTGATGATTGGGTGTATAATTCATCGATGGACACTCAAAAGTCCATTTTGCTCTTTGGTCAG GGAAGTAAAGAAAAGGCGCCTGCACTCTCGATAACGGCTGATGGACGACAGTATTTAGTTGATTTCCATgcaaaattttcatctctacaGGCGTTCTCCATCTGTATTGCTATCTTGCATGGTTCTGAAGCTTCTGCAGCTGTTACTCAGGAGAACAGGCAAACATTGCAATCTAAttcattgaaaattctctttgagGAGGAAGTTAGGCATTTGATCGGGGGAATCACAgttgaagagaaaagaaaagttaaaaaTGGAGTAGAACAGGTACCTCCATCGTTCTTCGTAGGTTCATCCTTTTCTCCGGTGACAAAATATTTGCATCAATCCTTGCCAGAATTGACATTCTGGAATCTGCTAGAAGATCAAGAGTGTTATTATCTGCAATGA
- the LOC135627206 gene encoding actin-depolymerizing factor 1-like, giving the protein MANSASGMAVNDECKLMFLELKTKRIYRFIIFKIDERIQQVTVEKLGQPEETYDDFTASLPADECRYAVFDFDFVTDENCQKSKIFFISWAPDTSRVRSKMLYASSKDRFKRELDGIQVELQATDPSEMSIDIVKARAL; this is encoded by the exons ATG GCGAATTCGGCGTCGGGAATGGCGGTGAACGATGAGTGCAAGCTGATGTTCTTGGAGCTGAAGACCAAGAGGATCTACAGGTTTATCATCTTCAAGATCGACGAGAGGATACAGCAGGTGACGGTGGAGAAGCTGGGTCAGCCCGAGGAGACCTACGATGACTTCACGGCCTCCCTGCCGGCTGATGAATGCCGCTACGCCGTCTTCGACTTCGACTTCGTCACCGACGAGAACTGCCAGAAGAGCAAGATCTTCTTCATATCATG GGCACCTGACACCTCGAGGGTGAGGAGCAAGATGCTTTATGCAAGCTCAAAGGACAGGTTCAAGAGGGAGCTTGACGGGATACAGGTGGAGCTGCAAGCCACAGATCCCAGTGAGATGAGCATTGACATCGTGAAGGCCCGAGCTCTATAA
- the LOC135581669 gene encoding AT-hook motif nuclear-localized protein 9-like isoform X2: MDGRDAMAMSGPAYYIAHRGIPGSLAGSQPGLHAAAQPGVRSLPNPGAILVVPSSGVGSAAFQVESPPAASLHGGGGGGLGEGASQMEPVKRKRGRPRKYGPDGSVALALSPISSSAPPSATVIGSETASGGGAPTPKRGRGRPPGTGRKQQLASLGEWVVGSAGMGFTPHVITIAIGEDIAAKIMSFSQQGPRAVCILSANGAVSTVTLRQSATSGGTVTYEGRFEILCLSGSYMLTDNGNGSRSRTGGLSISLSSPDGRVIGGGVAGLLIAATPVQVIVGSFIYAGSKARSKQKASNETGAQSSELQVGDEQSAPYAAIPDQNVTPSSVMGGWPGSRQLDMRNAHIDIDLTRG, translated from the exons ATGGATGGGAGAGACGCCATGGCGATGTCGGGTCCAGCCTACTACATCGCGCATCGAGGGATTCCTGGTTCTCTTGCTGGTTCGCAGCCTGGGTTGCATGCGGCAGCGCAGCCTGGGGTCCGGTCGCTGCCGAACCCCGGCGCGATTCTGGTCGTCCCGTCCTCTGGTGTTGGTTCCGCGGCGTTTCAGGTAGAGTCTCCGCCAGCGGCCTCGTTACATGGTGGTGGAGGTGGCGGTCTGGGGGAGGGAGCCAGCCAGATGGAGCCGGTgaagaggaagagaggaaggCCGAGAAAGTATGGCCCGGATGGGAGTGTAGCTTTGGCACTTTCGCCTATTTCGTCGTCCGCTCCTCCTTCCGCAACGGTGATCGGATCGGAGACAGCTTCGGGCGGTGGCGCTCCTACCCCGAAGCGGGGGAGAGGGCGACCTCCAGGCACTGGAAGGAAGCAACAGTTAGCATCACTTG GTGAATGGGTTGTTGGTTCGGCCGGAATGGGTTTTACTCCACATGTCATAACAATCGCGATAGGAGAG GACATTGCTGCAAAGATAATGTCATTTTCACAGCAGGGACCAAGGGCTGTATGTATCCTCTCAGCAAATGGTGCTGTGTCCACTGTGACCCTTCGACAGTCTGCAACTTCTGGTGGGACAGTCACTTATGAG GGCCGTTTTGAAATACTCTGCTTGTCTGGTTCATACATGCTGACCGACAACGGTAATGGATCACGAAGCAGAACTGGAGGACTGAGCATATCCCTTTCTAGTCCTGATGGTCGAGTAATCGGTGGTGGTGTAGCAGGACTGCTTATAGCTGCAACCCCTGTACAG GTAATTGTAGGAAGCTTCATTTACGCTGGATCGAAGGCAAGGAGCAAACAGAAAGCCAGCAATGAAACAGGTGCCCAATCATCCGAACTCCAGGTTGGGGATGAGCAAAGTGCACCATACGCCGCAATTCCCGATCAAAATGTTACCCCTTCTTCTGTCATGGGGGGATGGCCTGGTTCGAGGCAGTTGGATATGAGGAATGCTCATATCGATATCGACTTAACACGAGGCTAG